In Quercus robur chromosome 11, dhQueRobu3.1, whole genome shotgun sequence, the following proteins share a genomic window:
- the LOC126706764 gene encoding receptor-like protein kinase 7 yields MLSNQFFQLRLVLLLLFLSFLSLISFSKSSELNSLLQFKSAVQNPDTNHVFSSWAQANSLCNFTGIACNSNGLVREINLPQQNLHGILPFDAICSLQSLDKLSLASNFLYGTITDDLKNCTSLQHLDMGWNKFSGKVPDLSPLGKLEFLNLNNSGFSGPFPWRSLENLTSLTFLSLGDNFFEPNAFPVEVFKLEKLYWLYLSNCSLTGQIPEGLGNLTQLINLELSCNQFTGEIPADIGKLKNLRQLELYSNSLTGKLPVGFGNLTSLANLDMSRNKLQGTISEVRFLTNLVSLHLYENQFTGEVPEELGEFKNLSNFSVYRNKFTGPLPQKLGSLGDFLYIDVAENFLTGPIPPDMCKNGIMIVLIVLQNRFTGGIPERYANCLSLTRVRLNNNSLSGVVPAGIWGLPNLSIFDLSINQFEGPVASNVGNAKSLAQLFLNNNHFSGELPLAISKASSLVSIKLSSNQFSGQIPETISGLKTLSNIYLDENMFSGYIPDSLGSCVSLSQINLSGNKLSGNIPASLGHLPTLNSLNLSNNELSGQIPTSLSSLTLSHLDLSNNQLIGQIPNFFSIQAFSTSFNGNPGLCSQNLKHFQPCSSGSSTRSQLGTLVSCLIAGAVILLLVLACCLCVKLRHNNLDSPLKPNSWDMKPYHILNFTEKDILDGIKNDNQIGKGGSGNVYRVELTDGKELAVKHIWISDSGEYEAEVATLSSVRHVNVVKLYCSITSEDSSLLVYEYLPNGSLWDRLHNSSGKMEMGWEVRYEIALGAARGLEYLHHGCDRPVIHRDVKSSNILLDGDWKPRIADFGLAKIVQANGGDWTHAIAGTLGYMAPEYAYTYKVNEKSDVYSFGVVLLELVMGKRPIELEFGENKDIVCWVCSKISNKESVLDLVDSTISEALKEDAIKVMRIAIHCTSKLPSLRPSMRMVVQMLKEAEPCKLT; encoded by the exons ATGTTATCCAACCAGTTTTTCCAGCTGAGGCTAGTTTTATTGCTTCTCTTTCTATCCTTTCTCAGCCTGATATCATTCTCCAAATCCAGTGAGCTTAATTCACTTCTTCAATTCAAGTCTGCTGTCCAGAACCCAGATACCAATCATGTTTTCAGTTCATGGGCACAAGCTAACTCCTTATGCAATTTCACTGGGATTGCATGCAACTCCAATGGACTTGTCAGAGAAATCAATCTCCCCCAGCAAAATCTACATGGGATTCTCCCATTTGATGCAATATGCTCGCTTCAGTCTCTTGACAAACTCTCTCTGGCGTCCAATTTTTTGTACGGTACCATCACTGATGACTTGAAGAATTGTACTAGTTTGCAACACTTGGATATGGGTTGGAATAAATTTTCTGGGAAAGTCCCAGACTTGTCTCCTTTGGGCAAACTAGAgttcttgaatttgaacaacAGCGGGTTTTCTGGGCCATTTCCATGGAGATCATTGGAAAATCTTACGAGTCTCACTTTCTTAAGCCTTGGTGACAATTTCTTTGAACCAAATGCTTTCCCTGTGGAAGTCTTTAAGCTTGAGAAATTGTACTGGCTTTACCTCTCAAACTGCAGCCTTACAGGGCAAATTCCAGAGGGTCTAGGAAACCTTACTCAGCTCATAAATCTTGAGCTTTCTTGTAACCAATTCACTGGTGAAATCCCAGCTGATATTGGAAAACTCAAGAACCTTCGGCAACTTGAGCTTTACTCAAATTCATTGACAGGGAAGCTCCCAGTTGGATTTGGAAATCTCACTAGTCTTGCAAACCTTGATATGAGTCGTAATAAACTCCAAGGCACTATTTCTGAGGTGAGATTCTTGACAAACCTTGTTTCTTTACATCTCTATGAGAACCAGTTCACAGGGGAGGTACCTGAAGAGCTCGGGGAGTTCAAGAACCTCAGTAATTTTTCAGTCTACAGGAACAAGTTCACTGGTCCTTTACCTCAAAAGCTTGGTTCTTTGGGGGACTTTCTTTACATTGATGTTGCAGAGAATTTTTTGACTGGCCCGATACCTCCTGATATGTGCAAGAATGGTATAATGATTGTCCTGATTGTGTTGCAGAACAGGTTCACTGGTGGAATCCCAGAAAGGTATGCTAATTGCTTGTCTTTGACACGTGTAAGATTAAATAACAATTCTCTTTCGGGTGTTGTTCCGGCTGGGATATGGGGCTTGCCAAACTTATCCATATTTGATCTTTCTATAAATCAATTTGAAGGTCCTGTGGCATCTAATGTAGGAAATGCTAAATCTCTTGCACAATTATTTCTAAATAACAATCACTTCTCTGGTGAATTACCGTTGGCAATTTCCAAAGCTTCATCATTAGTATCAATAAAGCTGAGTTCAAATCAATTTTCGGGTCAAATCCCAGAAACAATTAGTGGATTGAAGACACTAAGCAATATTTATTTAGATGAAAACATGTTCTCTGGTTATATACCGGACTCATTAGGCTCATGTGTTTCCCTCAGTCAAATAAACCTGTCTGGCAATAAACTTTCAGGCAACATTCCAGCAAGTCTTGGACATTTGCCTACTCTCAATTCCTTGAACTTATCCAATAATGAACTTTCTGGTCAAATTCCTACCAGTTTGTCATCACTGACATTAAGCCATCTTGACCTATCAAACAACCAGTTGATTGGCCAAATTCCCAACTTTTTCTCCATCCAAGCCTTCAGTACCAGCTTTAATGGAAATCCAGGCTTATGTAGTCAGAATTTGAAGCATTTCCAGCCATGTTCATCAGGGTCCAGCACACGGAGCCAACTCGGGACACTGGTATCCTGTTTAATTGCTGGAGCTGTGATTCTGCTTCTTGTACTAGCATGTTGCCTATGTGTCAAACTAAGACATAACAATCTTGATAGTCCATTGAAGCCTAATTCTTGGGATATGAAGCCTTATCACATACTTAACTTCACAGAGAAAGATATCCTTGATGGCATCAAAAATGATAATCAGATTGGAAAAGGAGGGTCAGGGAATGTGTACAGGGTTGAATTAACTGATGGTAAAGAACTTGCTGTAAAGCACATTTGGATATCAGATTCGGGTGAATATGAGGCTGAGGTGGCCACATTGAGCTCTGTGAGGCACGTCAATGTGGTGAAGCTATACTGTAGTATCACAAGTGAGGACAGTAGTCTTCTGGTATATGAGTACTTGCCCAATGGGAGCTTGTGGGATCGGCTGCACAATTCTAGTGGGAAGATGGAGATGGGCTGGGAGGTGAGGTATGAGATTGCATTGGGGGCTGCTAGGGGATTGGAGTATCTGCACCATGGGTGTGATAGACCAGTGATACACCGTGATGTGAAATCCAGCAATATTTTGCTGGATGGGGATTGGAAGCCAAGGATTGCTGATTTTGGGTTAGCTAAGATTGTGCAGGCTAATGGAGGGGACTGGACCCATGCCATTGCTGGTACACTTGGATACATGGCTCCTG AATATGCATATACATACAAGGTAAATGAGAAGAGTGATGTCTACAGCTTTGGGGTAGTCCTATTGGAGCTGGTCATGGGAAAGAGGCCAATTGAGCTTGAGTTTGGAGAAAACAAGGACATTGTCTGCTGGGTATGCAGCAAAATCAGTAATAAAGAGAGTGTGCTTGACTTAGTAGACTCAACCATCTCTGAAGCCCTCAAGGAAGATGCAATCAAGGTGATGAGAATAGCAATCCACTGCACGTCAAAACTTCCAAGTCTAAGGCCCTCCATGAGAATGGTAGTTCAGATGCTAAAAGAGGCTGAGCCTTGTAAACTTACCTAA